Below is a window of Solibacillus isronensis DNA.
TCCCAATATTTCGTCCTACATCACGACCGCCGCGCAGCGCGAGGGCGTGCCGCCCAGTCTCATGCTGGCGCTGATCCACGCGGGCGAGAAATCGAACTCGAATCAGGTTTCGCCGAAGGGCGCGGCGGGCGTCGCGCAGATGATGCCGGACAACCTGAAGAAGTTCGGCGTGACCGACCCGAAAGACCCGCTGCAGTCGATCGACGGCATGGCGCGCTACCTGAAGGCGACGCAGGACCAGTACGACGGCAACGTGCAGGCGATGATCGCCGACTACAACGGCGGCCCGCGGCAGGCTGCTGCAGTGTTGCGCGGTGAGCGGCCGCCGGCCGCCGAGACGGCCGCGTACATGGATCGCGTGAACGATTACCTGACGAACCGCGTCGGCGACGATCTTCGCTTCAACCCATCGCCGCAGGAGGTCGACGCCGCGCTGATGGCACGAGGGCAGCGCATCGT
It encodes the following:
- a CDS encoding lytic transglycosylase domain-containing protein, with the protein product PNISSYITTAAQREGVPPSLMLALIHAGEKSNSNQVSPKGAAGVAQMMPDNLKKFGVTDPKDPLQSIDGMARYLKATQDQYDGNVQAMIADYNGGPRQAAAVLRGERPPAAETAAYMDRVNDYLTNRVGDDLRFNPSPQEVDAALMARGQRIV